From Mytilus galloprovincialis chromosome 9, xbMytGall1.hap1.1, whole genome shotgun sequence, the proteins below share one genomic window:
- the LOC143046547 gene encoding uncharacterized protein LOC143046547, producing the protein MASTRKITQTVFYYFHLTNVIFILATPASAYALSALKGASVQLRCPYTATDRSRISWRHSSVIYTENNITNPSLSLNLLKRLKITGNHTVGEYHLNISDIRKSDEGNYQCSLSGTSNVYNTQLTVIVEPVSLNIDNMLPDYKLQGTEGIDLIITCTAIGGQPQPDLKLLISGSTVATGKQSLQHTLPKLIKPLSPIFTQKFLGTEETLPLNVSCISHGSRPAANFTWFIGQTYMDVTINSSETKTFNLSTETFTVISTLNYNVDRTYNRQMITCKASNIISTNVSSNTLLNIKYAPIASVENKTFLQTDKVRNVHCSIQGNPSEYTYFKCHHMSFYDVMIRELTISQSGILSLPEISTKLAYQDSGMYTCAVGNGIVGTNGQEKQSGNGFVKINAQPVFANGNVQKINGIFGRSIYVNLYVYSEPKYTAIRWYKNTNLLKQSAKYSMTENMMIVYDVFHGKEVQLDGYRLTLLINELRFEDAAVYKLLLSNGIGNLVEHNLLLEIGHIPQTPTNITVVSVGETSFTIQWNHVDDKELHIMYYIEYKLSIASTWIYKEMITKETGNQELLYILAGLQTSTYYDVRISAVNSFNKSLPSIAITVQTTSKENTPNAIQSAAIPIVALGTSSTILTIVAWLIVGLFWFKRKSIIKTKRNKTVSSQHRSDTQIYDVVSDSTRIKTDQPKDTTDASRAVYESLGLKDKPNIYMDSEFK; encoded by the exons ATGGCCTCAACAAGGAAGATTACCCAAACagtattttattatttccatttgacaaatgttattttcatattgGCAACTCCAG CATCAGCATATGCTTTATCAGCTCTCAAAGGTGCAAGTGTACAACTAAGATGTCCATATACAGCTACTGACAGGAGCAGAATATCTTGGAGGCATTCTTCCGTTATCTATACAGAAAATAATATAACTAATCCATCTTTATCATTGAACCTTTTAAAGAGATTAAAAATTACTGGTAATCATACAGTTGGAGAATATCATCTGAATATATCTGACATAAGAAAAAGTGACGAGGGAAATTATCAGTGTTCTCTCTCTGGTACTTCAAATGTATACAACACGCAGCTGACTGTTATCG tggAACCCGTTAGTTTAAATATAGATAATATGTTACCGGATTACAAACTGCAAGGTACAGAAGGAATTGATCTGATAATAACATGCACAGCTATAGGAGGACAACCACAACCAGATCTGAAACTGTTAATATCAGGAAGTACAGTTGCTACTGGCAAACAGTCTCTTCAACACACACTACCAAAACTCA TAAAGCCGCTTTCTCCAATATTCACACAGAAATTTCTTGGTACAGAAGAGACCTTGCCACTTAACGTTTCGTGTATTTCTCATGGTAGCAGACCTGCAGCTAATTTTACGTGGTTTATAGGACAGACTTATATGGATGTAACAATTAACTCTTCAGAAACGAAGACCTTTAATTTGTCCACAGAAACGTTTACAGTAATATCTACGTTAAACTACAATGTTGATAGAACCTATAACAGACAAATGATAACATGTAAAGCCAGTAATATAATAAGCACTAATGTATCATCGAACACACTACTCAATATTAAAT ATGCACCGATAGCAAGTGTAGAAAATAAAACGTTCCTGCAAACAGATAAGGTCAGGAATGTACATTGCAGTATCCAAGGCAACCCTAGTGAATACACATATTTCAAGTGTCACCATATGTCGTTTTATGATGTTATGATTCGAGAGCTCACAATTAGCCAAAGTGGAATTTTATCACTTCCTGAAATTTCAACAAAACTAGCCTACCAGGATAGTGGTATGTATACTTGTGCAGTTGGAAATGGAATTGTGGGCACAAATGGACAAGAAAAACAATCAGGAAATGGATTTGTTAAAATAAATG cgCAGCCAGTGTTCGCAAATGGCAATGTCCAGAAAATAAATGGGATTTTCGGAAGAAGTATTTATGTCAATCTTTATGTATATAGTGAACCCAAATATACCGCAATCAGATGGTATAAAAACACAAACCTTCTGAAGCAGTCAGCTAAATACAGTATGACtgaaaacatgatgatagtttaTGACGTTTTCCATGGTAAAGAGGTACAACTTGATGGGTACAGACTGACTTTGCTTATCAATGAGTTGAGATTTGAAGATGCAGCTGTTTACAAACTGCTGTTGTCAAATGGCATAGGAAACTTAGTTGAGCATAATCTGCTTCTAGAAATAGGAC atATTCCACAAACCCCTACAAATATTACTGTCGTGTCTGTTGGAGAAACAAGCTTCACAATACAGTGGAACCATGTGGATGATAAAGAATTgcatataatgtattatatagAATATAAACTGTCCATTGCATCAACCTGGATTTACAAAGAAATGATTACAAAGGAAACAGGCAACCAAGAACTACTATACATTTTGGCTGGTTTACAAACGTCAACTTATTATGATGTTAGGATTTCAGCGGTTAACAGTTTCAACAAAAGTCTGCCATCAATAGCTATCACAGTACAGACTACTAGTAAAG AAAATACACCAAATGCTATCCAGTCCGCAGCGATTCCAATTGTGGCTTTGGGAACATCTTCCACTATCCTTACCATTGTAGCTTGGCTCATAGTCG gTTTGTTTTGGTTCAAACGAAAATCAATCATCAAGACTAAAAG AAATAAAACAGTTTCCTCACAGCATCGTTCTGACACCCAGATATATGACGTAGTTTCAGATTCTACAAGGATTAAGACAG